The following nucleotide sequence is from Alteromonas sp. V450.
CGACATTTTGGTGGTTTTTGATAAAGTACCAGCCAAAATACTATTTGGTAATCACTTTATAAGGGTGCATGCCATGAATTCAACAACAAAGTTGGCATAAACTATGTCTAAAAGCCTAACGCATCAGCAGGCTATGCGCTATAACCGCCATATTGTGCTTCCCAAAGTAGACCTAGATGGTCAAGAAGCGCTGCTAAACGCAAACGTGTGTATTATTGGCATCGGCGGGCTTGGCACCGCGGCCGCTACCAGTCTATGCGCCAGCGGCGTAGGTTCACTCACGCTTATCGATCACGACACGGTTGAGGCCACCAACCTGCCAAGGCAAACCTTGTTTAGCGAACAAGATGTAGGCACAAGCAAAGTAGAAGCTGCTAAAGCAAGGCTTAACGCTGTAAATAGCGATTGCAACGTTACTATAATGGCAGAGCCCTTTTCAGCGTCTAGCGCTGACCAGCTACCCCCTTCGCTTAAGAAAGCCATTGAGCGCGCCGACGTTGTGCTAGATTGCACCGACAATACAGACGCGCGAGATTTGATTAACGTAATGTGTTTCAAATTAAATACTCCGCTCGTATCGGGCGCGGCCATTCGCTTTGAAGGTCAGCTTTTTGTTGCTATTCCCGGTAAAAGCCGCTGTTATGCCTGCTTGAGAACGCTATTTGAATCACCGGATTTAAGCTGTGTTGAGGCAGGTATATTCTCGCCTGTCGTAAACATTGTTGGCACTTACCAAGCCATGTTAGCGATGCAAGTATTGATGGATTTCGACAACATTCCTACAAACACGTTAATGACATTTGATGCGCTTTCTCATGAATGGCGAAACTGGAAGCTACCTAAAGGCGTAGATTGCACGCTTTGTGCGTGTTAACGGATTTCGTAAACGGGCAACGCGAACAAAAGTTGAGCCGGAAACAACGCAACGTAGTAACGGCTCATTTCGGTCAGAAAACAAGACCACCTTTTTGGGTGCAACCTTTTAATTAGTACTTAAAAACTATTATGTATCATTTGCCCTTTAACACTTCTTGGCGCTCACGTTCATAGGTGTCATAGTCTTTTTGATACTGCGCTTCACATTCATCTCTTTGTGCGCCTTGTAATTCACTGCATTGCTGTAGACGGTTCTGCTGTGCAGCATTGTACAACTGTTTTGACGTGCACCCTGATACCGCAACCAGCAAAGCCAAAACCAGCAAATGAGTTATGGGCGTTATTTTTGAGAGCTTCATTACCATTTCATCCTTTATATAATTTGCTTTTTAAGACGCTTCGATTTGGAAATAGTTTCGCTGAACAATCGGCAAAATGTTACGATTTGTTTATGTAAAGCAAATATTTGAAAACGCTGGTTCTTTGCCTGAACGCCAGCCGTAAAAGAAACCGCGTTTTTTTAAAACAGACAGATAATAGGTTGAGTTACATGACAACCCAAGTTGTAAAAAAGCATATGGTAGTGGCGCAAAACGCGTCTGGCCGTAACATGAACGTGCCCATATATCGAATGAAAGGAGCGCGCCCAGGCCCTACAGTGTATATTCAAAGCTCTATTCACGGTGCGGAAGTTCAGGGTAACGTGGTTATCTATCACCTTATACAACGCCTGAAGGATATGGATATTTGCGGCGAAATTATCCTTGTGCCTAACTGCAATCCCATCGGCACTAACATTAAAGCAGGTGAATACACATTAGGCCGTTTCGACCCTGTAAATGGCACAAATTGGAACCGAGGCTATTTTTTTGACAAAAATGCGGTAGAGCATTTTGCTAAAACGGTGACCCGCGAAGAGTCGATTGACGGTATAAAGCAGCGTTTTCGCGCACACCTATCTAACGCTATAAACAACAAACTTGCCGAACCGTGGGGGTTAGGCCTAGCACAGCAGCTAAACCTTAAGTTACAACAAATAGCGGTGAATGCAGACTTTGTGCTAGACCTTCATAATGGCCCGGTATCTACTCGTCACATTTACATTCCTGAGTATGCTAAAGACAGTGCAAAGTTGTTTAATATTCCCCACTGTATTTTTATACCAAATGTATTTGCAGGCGCGTTAGACGAAGCGACATTCTGCCCATGGTGGACATTGCAAGAAAGTATAAAAACCAATTTAGATCGCGAAATAAACTTTAACGTTGAAGCCTTTACTCTGGAAATGGGTAGCCAAGAAGTGATCGACTTTAATGAAGGCAATATAGACGCCACTAGCATTCTTAGCTACCTAAATGCCAAAGGCGTGCTGCACGAATGCGATATTAAACCGAAAGCAATGCCGCGCTTAGGTGTGTATTTGAAAGACTACAAAACCCTATTTACTAATTGGGGCGGCATGGTGGAATACATAGCAAAACCGGGCCAAACGGTGAAAAAAGGCGAACCGCTGGCGCAAATTCTAAATATAGACGATTTAGACACCGACAGCGGCAGCAGAACCCTAGAAGCGCCT
It contains:
- a CDS encoding HesA/MoeB/ThiF family protein, coding for MSKSLTHQQAMRYNRHIVLPKVDLDGQEALLNANVCIIGIGGLGTAAATSLCASGVGSLTLIDHDTVEATNLPRQTLFSEQDVGTSKVEAAKARLNAVNSDCNVTIMAEPFSASSADQLPPSLKKAIERADVVLDCTDNTDARDLINVMCFKLNTPLVSGAAIRFEGQLFVAIPGKSRCYACLRTLFESPDLSCVEAGIFSPVVNIVGTYQAMLAMQVLMDFDNIPTNTLMTFDALSHEWRNWKLPKGVDCTLCAC
- a CDS encoding succinylglutamate desuccinylase/aspartoacylase family protein, which translates into the protein MTTQVVKKHMVVAQNASGRNMNVPIYRMKGARPGPTVYIQSSIHGAEVQGNVVIYHLIQRLKDMDICGEIILVPNCNPIGTNIKAGEYTLGRFDPVNGTNWNRGYFFDKNAVEHFAKTVTREESIDGIKQRFRAHLSNAINNKLAEPWGLGLAQQLNLKLQQIAVNADFVLDLHNGPVSTRHIYIPEYAKDSAKLFNIPHCIFIPNVFAGALDEATFCPWWTLQESIKTNLDREINFNVEAFTLEMGSQEVIDFNEGNIDATSILSYLNAKGVLHECDIKPKAMPRLGVYLKDYKTLFTNWGGMVEYIAKPGQTVKKGEPLAQILNIDDLDTDSGSRTLEAPCDLIPILHFPSASVLSGTQLYKVFTNYQEL